One segment of Halococcus salsus DNA contains the following:
- a CDS encoding ribonuclease H-like domain-containing protein has protein sequence MPHAHSTAKLLVIPSVVALQLSPPEFEDALSYFEPDALLVLGPQEHAYTTAAFDHLTDESVPVVFDPLDATLPDDYRPCTLHGVDVVFANTTADIESLHEGETDGSLDVDTETYVVSGLLGLDVDTDALSTTLTGRADYRRALSPSDRDGSYTHLATKIEAGYAYTWDDLRVRGIGLPDGAGLPPLTCFTLDTEGHTTAESLDPGKLGLRAVHGVGPTTEDRLRTAGLATTDDIAAATVEELTEIRGIGAKTGEQIRSNARAFSEGRVIRTSETPLPGRDPVFVDIETDGLNPTIAWLIGVQDGIDGDYVSFVQPDPDDPGKAAREFMSWYTATATGRTLIAWNGWNFDFPVLREQITAHCPEYLDAWKRASKRDPLRWARDHDNAVLPGRTNKLEHVAGALGWEHDDTGLSGAAVGRAYRRWIETRSPDDELDWERHERYCEDDVRSLAFIYEAMREANRLAATNDDRSRSVGETTEQGTLGDVY, from the coding sequence ATGCCCCACGCTCATTCGACGGCGAAACTGCTCGTCATCCCCTCCGTGGTCGCGCTCCAGCTCTCGCCACCGGAGTTCGAGGACGCGCTCTCGTACTTCGAACCGGACGCCCTCCTCGTTCTCGGTCCCCAAGAACACGCCTACACGACGGCTGCCTTCGACCACCTCACCGACGAGTCCGTCCCCGTCGTGTTCGACCCGCTCGACGCCACTCTCCCCGACGACTATCGACCGTGCACGCTGCACGGCGTCGACGTGGTCTTCGCGAACACCACCGCCGACATCGAATCCCTCCACGAGGGCGAGACGGACGGTTCGCTCGACGTCGACACGGAGACCTACGTCGTGAGCGGGCTCCTCGGTCTCGACGTCGATACCGACGCGCTCTCGACCACCCTCACCGGTCGCGCCGACTACCGGAGAGCGCTCTCGCCGAGCGATCGTGACGGGTCGTACACGCATCTCGCCACGAAGATCGAGGCCGGCTACGCCTACACCTGGGACGACCTCCGGGTCCGTGGCATCGGCCTCCCGGACGGGGCTGGGTTGCCGCCGCTGACCTGTTTCACCCTCGATACGGAGGGGCACACGACCGCGGAATCCCTTGATCCCGGCAAGCTGGGACTTCGCGCGGTCCACGGTGTCGGGCCGACGACCGAGGACCGGCTCCGGACGGCGGGGCTCGCCACCACCGACGATATCGCCGCCGCGACCGTCGAGGAGTTGACCGAGATCCGGGGCATCGGCGCGAAGACGGGCGAGCAGATCCGCTCGAACGCGCGGGCGTTCTCGGAGGGTCGGGTCATCCGAACCAGCGAGACGCCGCTTCCGGGTCGGGACCCCGTCTTCGTCGATATCGAGACGGACGGGCTCAACCCCACGATCGCGTGGTTGATCGGGGTTCAGGACGGCATCGACGGCGACTACGTCTCGTTCGTCCAGCCCGACCCGGACGACCCGGGGAAGGCAGCTCGGGAGTTCATGAGCTGGTACACGGCGACCGCAACCGGTCGAACGCTCATCGCGTGGAACGGCTGGAACTTCGACTTTCCCGTCCTCCGAGAGCAGATCACCGCCCACTGTCCGGAGTATCTCGACGCCTGGAAACGCGCCTCGAAACGCGACCCGCTCCGGTGGGCCCGCGACCACGACAACGCCGTGCTCCCCGGTCGGACGAACAAACTCGAACACGTCGCAGGCGCGCTCGGCTGGGAGCACGACGACACGGGTCTCTCGGGGGCCGCAGTCGGGCGCGCCTATCGCCGCTGGATAGAGACCCGCAGTCCGGACGACGAACTCGACTGGGAACGCCACGAGCGCTACTGCGAGGATGACGTTCGCTCGCTCGCGTTCATCTACGAGGCGATGCGCGAGGCGAACCGGCTCGCGGCGACGAACGACGACCGATCCCGGTCAGTCGGCGAGACCACCGAGCAGGGGACCCTCGGGGACGTCTACTGA
- a CDS encoding DUF11 domain-containing protein, producing MGRRLPRLGMGPVLVACLIVVLGTTMIPAFAAGTGNQADMTEQNTTNCGCGAGEDNDVVDIDGDNNTVEIVINGETGEVSDVVTEDTGDGGGSGADPADDGDSTGTDESASVDVTVDDGDVRVNGQDVANEENDGMSNQEARDSVTRIVTNVEGTSVSNDDIDRIVDENDINGGDTSGLNVDALVEALNAADDGSDGADGADGADGTDGTDGADGADGADGTDGADGSDGDDGADGTDGADGSDGDDGTDGSDGADGADGADGTDGTDGSDDTDGADGADGSDGDDGTDGTDGSDDGSDTETPTDDGSDTDDGSDTDGDDGDNSQTVGDIDDSTLLQILLDLGYLDLSEVNSAIENNSIDNSTIVNNAVNGDQTLNLNSVYVDNSVTNIDNSTTITQIIQNSTVGDDSGNIDTGDGDAGDGDGTTTPGTTDVGDGDGAPDISVSKSTDTDEVEVSLLDDGGVLQANEPATFTVTVTNDGDATADDVVVNDDDVIADIANSDILDTTVFLVTDSSTSQGDFSAATGDFEVGTLEPGETATLTFDALAVSTDAGLLDGSLADLNATNDAELTSVSPEDSNADNDAGSATITLVSALDDGLTADQLAALNDAFTDAQVDDLQAELTTDQLVTLLDSTSDLELASIGDALNNDETTIEDLGDAIDGDNLDSFLGGLSGGGSVGVSSADDTTENATDGDANTSDDATAGSGTATGTDGTAATANATTDTQSAVGPLSTGGFAVGGVTLLGLLGSVVLFRQNR from the coding sequence ATGGGGAGAAGACTTCCACGACTCGGGATGGGGCCCGTCCTTGTTGCGTGTCTCATCGTCGTTCTCGGCACGACGATGATACCCGCGTTCGCGGCAGGAACTGGCAATCAGGCCGATATGACCGAACAGAACACGACGAACTGCGGTTGCGGGGCCGGTGAGGACAACGACGTGGTCGATATCGACGGCGACAACAACACCGTCGAGATCGTCATCAACGGCGAGACCGGCGAGGTCAGCGACGTCGTCACCGAAGACACCGGTGATGGCGGTGGCTCGGGGGCCGACCCCGCCGATGACGGCGACAGCACCGGAACCGACGAGAGCGCCAGCGTCGATGTCACTGTCGACGACGGCGACGTTCGCGTCAACGGCCAGGACGTCGCGAACGAGGAGAACGACGGGATGAGCAACCAGGAGGCGCGTGACTCCGTCACCCGGATCGTGACCAACGTCGAGGGGACCTCGGTCTCCAACGACGACATCGACCGGATCGTCGACGAGAACGACATCAACGGCGGCGACACCAGCGGTCTCAACGTCGATGCACTGGTCGAGGCGCTCAACGCGGCTGACGACGGCAGTGACGGGGCGGACGGTGCGGACGGGGCGGATGGAACGGACGGCACTGACGGTGCGGACGGGGCGGACGGGGCGGACGGCACTGACGGTGCGGACGGAAGCGACGGCGACGACGGTGCGGACGGAACGGACGGTGCGGATGGGAGCGATGGCGATGACGGCACCGATGGCTCGGACGGAGCGGATGGAGCCGACGGTGCGGATGGAACGGACGGTACTGACGGCTCGGACGATACGGACGGCGCTGACGGGGCGGACGGAAGCGATGGCGATGACGGTACGGACGGTACGGACGGAAGCGATGACGGCTCGGATACCGAGACACCGACCGACGATGGCTCGGACACCGACGACGGGTCTGACACCGACGGCGACGACGGCGACAACAGCCAGACCGTCGGCGACATCGACGACAGCACGCTGTTGCAGATCCTCCTCGACCTGGGCTACCTCGACCTGAGCGAGGTCAATTCCGCGATCGAGAACAACTCGATCGACAACAGCACGATCGTCAACAACGCCGTCAACGGCGACCAGACGCTCAACCTGAACAGCGTATACGTCGACAACAGCGTCACCAACATCGACAACAGCACGACGATCACCCAGATCATCCAGAACTCGACGGTCGGTGACGACTCCGGCAACATCGACACCGGCGACGGCGACGCCGGCGACGGGGACGGAACCACCACGCCTGGGACGACCGACGTCGGTGACGGCGACGGTGCCCCCGACATCAGCGTCTCGAAGAGCACGGACACGGACGAAGTCGAGGTCAGTCTGCTCGACGACGGCGGGGTCCTGCAGGCGAACGAACCCGCGACGTTCACCGTGACGGTCACCAACGACGGGGACGCGACCGCCGACGACGTCGTGGTCAACGACGACGACGTGATCGCCGATATCGCGAACAGCGACATCCTCGACACGACGGTGTTCCTCGTGACGGATTCGAGCACGAGCCAGGGCGACTTCAGTGCCGCCACTGGTGACTTCGAGGTCGGCACGCTCGAACCGGGCGAGACCGCGACGCTGACGTTCGACGCGCTCGCCGTCTCGACGGACGCGGGTCTGCTCGACGGCTCGCTCGCGGACCTCAACGCGACCAACGACGCCGAGCTGACGTCCGTCTCGCCCGAGGACTCGAACGCCGACAACGACGCCGGTAGCGCGACGATCACGCTGGTGAGCGCGCTCGACGATGGGCTGACGGCCGACCAGCTCGCCGCGCTGAACGACGCGTTCACCGACGCGCAAGTCGACGACCTCCAGGCCGAACTCACGACCGACCAGCTCGTGACGCTGCTCGACTCGACGAGCGACCTGGAACTCGCCTCGATCGGCGACGCGCTCAACAACGACGAGACCACGATCGAGGACCTCGGCGACGCGATCGACGGTGACAACCTCGATAGCTTCCTCGGCGGGCTCTCGGGCGGCGGATCGGTCGGCGTCAGCTCGGCCGACGACACGACCGAGAACGCCACCGACGGCGATGCCAACACCAGCGACGACGCCACCGCTGGCTCCGGCACGGCCACTGGCACCGACGGAACGGCCGCCACGGCGAACGCGACCACGGACACGCAGTCCGCGGTCGGCCCGCTCTCGACCGGCGGGTTCGCGGTCGGCGGCGTGACGCTGCTCGGGCTCCTGGGGAGCGTCGTGCTCTTCAGGCAGAACCGGTAA
- a CDS encoding D-2-hydroxyacid dehydrogenase: MTAPDIVVLRKGIHGLSSSDLATALRERLPDHEVECATTPAEERDLVEDVPIVVGQVIDEELLDHAENLRLFAGFSAGYGHLPMDALDEHGVAVTNASGVHGPNIAEDVLGFLLSLTRRHYEGWRRQQHNEWRAYPTSEFAGSTVTVVGLGAIGNAIVERLSGFDVHTIGVRHSPEKGGPTDEVLGTDELHDALARTDSVVLAVPLNEGTEGLIGEEEFATLSPEAFLVNVARGPVVDTDALVAALHDNAIGGAVLDVTDPEPLPVDHELWNFENVLITPHNTGNTPMYYERLADIVAENVERVDQTGEYEDLKNQVL; encoded by the coding sequence ATGACGGCCCCGGACATCGTCGTGCTCCGAAAGGGGATCCACGGACTGTCGAGCAGCGATTTGGCGACGGCGCTCCGTGAGCGCCTGCCCGACCACGAGGTCGAGTGTGCGACGACGCCCGCCGAGGAGCGCGACCTCGTCGAGGACGTCCCCATCGTGGTCGGCCAGGTCATCGACGAGGAGCTGCTCGACCACGCCGAGAACCTTCGGCTGTTCGCGGGCTTCTCGGCGGGCTACGGCCACCTCCCGATGGACGCGCTCGACGAGCACGGCGTCGCGGTGACGAACGCCTCGGGCGTCCACGGCCCCAACATCGCCGAGGACGTCCTCGGCTTCCTGCTCTCGCTCACCCGCCGCCACTACGAGGGCTGGCGACGACAGCAACACAACGAGTGGCGCGCCTACCCCACTAGCGAGTTCGCCGGATCGACGGTCACGGTCGTCGGCCTCGGCGCAATCGGAAACGCGATCGTCGAACGGCTCTCGGGATTCGACGTCCACACCATCGGCGTGCGTCACTCGCCCGAGAAGGGCGGCCCGACGGACGAGGTGCTGGGGACCGACGAACTCCACGACGCGCTCGCGCGGACCGACAGCGTCGTGCTCGCGGTGCCGCTGAACGAAGGGACCGAAGGCCTGATCGGCGAGGAGGAGTTCGCCACGCTCTCGCCCGAGGCGTTCCTCGTGAACGTCGCGCGCGGTCCGGTGGTCGACACCGACGCGCTGGTGGCGGCGCTCCACGACAACGCCATCGGCGGCGCGGTGCTCGACGTCACCGACCCCGAGCCGCTACCCGTCGACCACGAACTCTGGAACTTCGAGAACGTCCTCATAACCCCCCACAACACCGGCAACACCCCGATGTACTACGAACGCCTCGCGGACATCGTGGCCGAGAACGTCGAGCGGGTCGATCAAACTGGTGAGTACGAGGACCTGAAGAACCAGGTGCTCTGA
- a CDS encoding DUF1931 domain-containing protein, producing MADLIVQSAVKEQLEGINVSSDFYDALDEVVADQLDDAARRAEENDRKTVQPRDL from the coding sequence GTGGCAGACCTGATCGTTCAATCGGCCGTCAAGGAACAGCTCGAAGGGATAAACGTCTCCTCGGATTTCTACGATGCGCTCGACGAGGTGGTCGCGGACCAGCTTGACGATGCCGCCCGGCGTGCGGAGGAGAACGACCGAAAGACCGTCCAGCCGCGCGACCTCTGA
- a CDS encoding RNA-guided endonuclease InsQ/TnpB family protein: protein MAIETVVRTHRASIRNQRQVRDGLDTLGFAAAKLWNVARWTAGRVWDACGQIPDHSVLKSYLKSHERYADLNAQSSQRVLEELDEAFRGWYGHRDSGDENANPPGYRKNGDEHPRSTVTFKEDGFKHDARNGYIRLSKGRNTKAHWSDFILCAYDADPDVEIENVQQVRAVFEHGEWRLHIVCQHEIEITSAGDGTAGVDLGICNVAAVSFGDESVLYPGGVLKEDEYYFAKERAKCNDSFSREAQRLDRKRTDRRTHFLHALSKHIVQECVECEVGTIVVGDLGGIREDENGPRNWGDHGNMDLHGWAFDRFTTLLDYKAEAEGIEVETVSERDTSKTCSVCGTKADSQRVERGLYVCDDCGLVANADTNGAENIRQRVLPNPRREDRDNGWMAQPAVRLFDKARGDFLPREQMDCEL from the coding sequence ATGGCGATTGAGACCGTTGTTCGCACCCACCGCGCTTCCATACGGAACCAGCGGCAGGTGCGAGACGGGCTTGATACGCTTGGTTTCGCCGCCGCGAAACTCTGGAACGTCGCCCGGTGGACAGCGGGGCGCGTTTGGGACGCTTGCGGCCAGATTCCCGACCACTCGGTACTCAAGTCGTATCTCAAGAGCCACGAACGCTACGCGGACCTCAACGCACAGTCCAGTCAGCGAGTTCTCGAAGAACTCGATGAGGCGTTTCGTGGATGGTACGGCCACCGAGACTCTGGGGACGAGAACGCGAACCCGCCTGGCTACCGCAAGAACGGCGACGAACACCCGCGCTCGACGGTCACGTTCAAGGAAGACGGCTTCAAGCACGACGCTCGAAACGGCTACATCCGACTGTCGAAGGGCCGGAACACGAAGGCCCACTGGTCCGATTTCATCCTGTGTGCCTACGACGCCGACCCGGACGTTGAAATCGAGAACGTCCAGCAGGTGCGCGCCGTCTTCGAACACGGCGAGTGGCGCTTGCACATCGTCTGCCAGCACGAAATCGAGATCACATCGGCCGGTGACGGAACGGCGGGTGTGGACCTCGGCATCTGCAACGTCGCCGCCGTCTCGTTCGGTGACGAGTCCGTGTTGTACCCCGGCGGCGTACTCAAAGAGGACGAATACTACTTCGCCAAAGAGCGCGCGAAGTGCAACGATTCGTTCTCTCGTGAGGCACAGCGTCTCGACCGGAAGCGCACCGACCGGCGCACGCACTTCTTGCACGCGCTGTCGAAGCACATCGTACAGGAGTGCGTCGAATGCGAGGTCGGTACAATCGTCGTGGGCGACCTCGGCGGTATCCGCGAGGACGAGAACGGCCCACGGAATTGGGGCGACCACGGCAACATGGACCTCCACGGGTGGGCGTTCGACCGCTTCACGACGTTGCTCGACTACAAAGCCGAAGCCGAAGGAATCGAGGTCGAAACCGTCTCCGAACGGGACACGTCGAAGACCTGCTCGGTGTGTGGGACGAAAGCGGACAGCCAGCGCGTCGAACGCGGCCTGTACGTCTGTGACGACTGTGGACTGGTCGCCAACGCTGATACGAACGGCGCGGAGAACATTCGACAAAGGGTACTCCCGAATCCTCGGCGAGAGGATAGGGATAACGGCTGGATGGCACAGCCAGCAGTCCGACTGTTCGACAAAGCGCGAGGAGATTTTCTCCCGCGTGAACAGATGGACTGCGAGCTATAA
- a CDS encoding DEAD/DEAH box helicase gives MSDSQTPDASSLAKTYPRYAGQVAYDHTQPAVEAETVPAADVLEPGLADRLPHDLYTHQAEALSLLEAGENVCVATSTSSGKTFVYGLHIARQHYRGEDSTALLVYPTKALSRDQKQALDELYATLGLDIDVAVYDGDTPSNERRRIREESDVVISNFSGVNVYLSDHALWKEFFSRLDLVAIDESHSYTGIQGMHVAWVIRRLWRVLDRYGADPQVTLTSATIGNPKEHAESLTAKSVQVVDEDGSPHGDREIVFWDPPTEIDENGEEVKRSANEEASDVLAHLADRNLQTLMFTRSRKQTELNARRVRNADEDLVPTGGLDVEAYNAGHGKDTRRRAEDRLKNGRLDGIVSTNALELGIDIGSVDATILTGYPGTRQSFWQQVGRSGRGLSDALGVFVANYDSIDQYILDHPEYVLGDTIEDAVVDTTNDPVYARHLLCAAEEIPLTHDDGRWFGDDRLERAVEMWRRAGRMVGRLESGVQYDGPHRPQMDISMYATKSEQFEVRVANGDIDMEPIDRVRAYRDFHEGAVHLHKGTEYEVVELNEAGAHPYVLLERTNADYYTQTLSEITIGDLDRQDSRPLGNDVTLCYGEATVTVDYYAYKKVEYGRGDGGRQIPTGLDPIEMRTQLTWVAFPEGTMDDLDERLELAVDPEVLLGGLHAAEHGTIGMAPLELRLDKGDLGGLSQCRHPELDGPVWFVYDGVAGGLGFSRAIFDSYETIAAHTRDMIRECDCDGEDGCPACVMDSNCGDDNSPLHRSMAVELLERTLAERSTPR, from the coding sequence ATGAGTGACAGCCAGACCCCCGACGCGAGCTCGCTCGCGAAGACCTACCCCCGCTACGCCGGGCAGGTCGCCTACGACCACACCCAGCCCGCCGTCGAGGCCGAGACGGTTCCCGCCGCCGACGTGCTCGAACCCGGTCTCGCGGATCGACTCCCGCACGACCTCTACACCCACCAGGCCGAAGCCCTCTCGCTGCTCGAAGCTGGCGAGAACGTCTGTGTCGCGACGTCGACGTCCTCGGGAAAGACGTTCGTCTACGGGCTGCACATCGCCCGCCAGCACTACCGAGGGGAGGACTCGACGGCACTGCTGGTCTATCCAACGAAAGCGCTCAGCCGCGACCAGAAACAGGCGCTGGATGAACTCTATGCCACTCTAGGATTGGACATCGACGTCGCCGTCTACGACGGGGACACCCCGTCGAACGAACGCCGACGTATCCGCGAGGAGTCGGACGTCGTCATCAGTAACTTCTCCGGGGTGAACGTCTACCTCTCCGACCACGCGCTCTGGAAGGAGTTCTTCTCCCGACTCGACCTCGTCGCGATCGACGAGAGCCACTCCTACACGGGGATCCAGGGGATGCACGTCGCCTGGGTGATCCGCCGTCTCTGGCGGGTGCTCGATCGATACGGCGCGGACCCGCAGGTGACCCTCACCTCGGCGACCATCGGCAACCCGAAGGAGCACGCCGAGTCGCTCACAGCCAAGTCGGTTCAGGTCGTCGACGAGGACGGCTCGCCGCACGGCGACCGCGAGATCGTCTTCTGGGACCCACCCACCGAGATCGACGAGAACGGCGAGGAGGTCAAACGCTCCGCGAACGAGGAGGCCAGCGACGTCCTCGCCCACCTCGCCGACCGGAATCTCCAGACGCTGATGTTCACCCGGTCGCGCAAGCAGACCGAGCTCAACGCGCGCCGGGTTCGGAACGCCGACGAGGACCTCGTCCCGACCGGCGGGCTCGACGTCGAGGCCTACAACGCCGGTCACGGGAAGGACACCCGACGGCGGGCCGAGGACAGACTCAAGAACGGGCGGTTGGACGGGATCGTCTCGACCAACGCCCTCGAACTCGGTATCGACATCGGGAGCGTCGACGCGACGATCCTCACCGGCTACCCGGGAACCCGCCAGTCGTTCTGGCAGCAGGTGGGTCGCTCGGGTCGCGGGCTCTCGGACGCTCTGGGCGTCTTCGTCGCGAACTACGACTCGATCGACCAGTACATCCTCGACCACCCGGAGTACGTCCTCGGTGACACCATCGAGGACGCCGTGGTCGACACCACGAACGACCCCGTCTACGCACGGCACCTCCTCTGTGCCGCCGAGGAGATCCCGCTCACCCACGACGACGGCCGGTGGTTCGGTGACGACCGCCTCGAACGCGCCGTCGAGATGTGGCGTCGCGCCGGGCGGATGGTCGGTCGCCTCGAATCCGGTGTCCAGTACGACGGTCCGCACCGCCCGCAGATGGACATCTCGATGTACGCGACGAAGAGCGAGCAGTTCGAGGTTCGCGTCGCGAACGGCGATATCGACATGGAACCCATCGACAGGGTTCGTGCCTACCGGGACTTCCACGAAGGGGCCGTGCACCTGCACAAAGGAACCGAATACGAGGTCGTCGAGCTGAACGAGGCGGGTGCTCACCCGTACGTGCTCTTAGAACGGACGAACGCGGACTACTACACCCAGACCCTCTCCGAGATCACCATCGGCGACCTCGACCGACAGGACTCGCGTCCCCTCGGGAACGACGTGACCCTCTGCTACGGCGAGGCGACGGTCACCGTCGACTACTACGCCTACAAGAAGGTCGAGTACGGTCGCGGGGACGGTGGCCGCCAGATCCCGACGGGGCTCGACCCGATCGAGATGCGGACCCAGCTCACGTGGGTGGCCTTCCCCGAGGGAACGATGGACGACCTCGACGAGCGACTGGAGCTCGCTGTCGATCCCGAGGTGTTGCTCGGCGGGCTCCACGCCGCCGAACACGGGACGATCGGGATGGCACCGCTCGAACTCCGACTGGACAAGGGCGACCTCGGCGGGCTCAGCCAGTGTCGACACCCGGAGCTCGACGGGCCGGTCTGGTTCGTCTACGACGGTGTCGCCGGTGGACTGGGGTTCAGCCGGGCGATCTTCGACAGCTACGAGACGATCGCGGCGCACACCCGGGACATGATCCGCGAGTGCGACTGCGATGGCGAGGACGGCTGTCCGGCCTGCGTGATGGACAGCAACTGCGGCGACGACAACAGCCCGCTTCATCGGAGTATGGCCGTCGAGCTACTGGAACGAACCCTCGCCGAACGGTCGACTCCCCGCTGA
- a CDS encoding NAD(P)/FAD-dependent oxidoreductase — protein sequence MERIDVAVVGGGPAGSSAGRAAARQGAETVVLEKGVPREDRDRPGPDSTDAAGMLDYWVDLMDLPEPVPDDVILRELDGATFAGPSERITIRETGMKSSYPNFGFTFHRARFDDWLRERCEAAGGEYRVGKSVRNVEVDPRDGHVLTLANGHEIEAEYLILADGPQRTVTRGVLSEFVGESRLEGLSSRRANHIAYQEYREFPPELFPDDRIVFWWGAMPGHTAYPWVFPNDGNVARVGLTMPIGLDIDEVENRESYRLLEPDDDSIPSGSEYIRRLLESEYPDYDLEDFPLVEDRGKRKGVESYPISSTKPIDSPVGAKVAVAGGAMGTTSAFHEGGDHVAVRTGKIAGSLAGAGALSAYNREWKRAVGDEIARNVAMADVVGGFGPDDWDRTFGAVGRMMKDGTYSPLRVPRAGRAGLSVFAKYERARFGYRNGGYVQIEESEYAI from the coding sequence ATGGAGCGGATCGATGTCGCGGTCGTCGGTGGTGGACCCGCCGGAAGCTCGGCGGGGCGAGCCGCGGCCAGGCAGGGAGCCGAGACGGTGGTGCTCGAAAAGGGGGTCCCGCGCGAGGACCGCGACCGACCGGGGCCGGACTCGACCGATGCCGCCGGGATGTTGGACTACTGGGTCGACCTGATGGACCTCCCCGAACCGGTCCCCGACGACGTGATCCTCCGGGAGCTCGACGGCGCGACCTTCGCGGGACCCTCGGAGCGGATCACGATCCGGGAGACGGGCATGAAAAGTTCGTACCCGAACTTCGGGTTCACCTTCCACCGCGCGCGTTTCGACGACTGGCTGCGCGAGCGCTGTGAAGCCGCCGGCGGGGAGTACCGCGTGGGCAAGAGCGTCCGGAACGTCGAGGTCGACCCCCGAGACGGACACGTCCTCACGCTCGCGAACGGCCACGAGATCGAAGCCGAATACCTGATCCTCGCCGACGGGCCACAGCGGACGGTCACGCGCGGTGTCCTCTCGGAGTTCGTTGGCGAGAGTCGGTTGGAGGGGCTCTCCTCGCGCCGCGCGAACCACATCGCCTACCAGGAGTATCGAGAATTTCCGCCCGAACTCTTCCCCGATGACCGGATCGTCTTCTGGTGGGGTGCGATGCCGGGCCACACCGCCTATCCGTGGGTCTTCCCGAACGACGGTAACGTCGCGCGCGTGGGGCTGACGATGCCGATCGGGCTCGACATCGACGAGGTCGAGAACCGCGAGAGCTACCGCCTCCTCGAACCCGACGACGACTCGATCCCGTCGGGCTCGGAGTACATCCGCCGCCTCCTCGAGAGCGAGTACCCCGACTACGACCTCGAGGACTTCCCTCTCGTCGAGGACCGCGGCAAGCGAAAAGGGGTGGAATCCTATCCGATCTCCTCGACGAAGCCGATCGACTCCCCCGTCGGCGCGAAGGTCGCCGTCGCGGGCGGCGCGATGGGGACCACCTCGGCGTTTCACGAGGGCGGCGACCACGTCGCGGTTCGGACGGGCAAGATCGCCGGGTCGCTCGCGGGCGCGGGCGCGCTTTCGGCCTACAACCGCGAGTGGAAACGTGCGGTCGGCGACGAGATCGCCCGAAACGTCGCGATGGCCGACGTGGTCGGCGGGTTCGGGCCCGACGACTGGGACCGGACCTTCGGGGCGGTCGGCCGGATGATGAAGGACGGGACGTACAGCCCGCTGCGGGTACCCCGAGCGGGGCGTGCGGGGCTGTCGGTGTTCGCGAAGTACGAACGCGCTCGGTTCGGCTACCGCAACGGCGGCTACGTCCAGATCGAGGAGTCGGAGTACGCGATATGA